The nucleotide window ACAAACATCAACAATTCTTCAACCTTCACTCTTTCACTCGTTCAATCTCAAGATGGCCTCTTCAGAGCATGCGTCTGCCCTGCTAAAGTGGGCGCGTTCTCAAGGTGCAAGTATCAATCCTTCAGTTGAAGTCGTTTATTTGCCCGAGACAGGCCTCTCGTTCCGCGCAAAAGCCCCTACAGCGCCCTCTGACACAATCGTCAGCATCCCCTCGTCACTCACGCTCTCATATCTTAACACTCTTCCTGGCCGTGATGACCCAAAGCCTTTTACCGCGGGGTTCTTGGCACAAACACCGCCTCATGTCCTTGGCCGTTTTGTTCTCATCAAGCACTTTCTGCTAAAAAGCGAGTCTTTCTGGGCGCCTTATATACAGGCTTTACCACAGCCTGAGGACCACGATTCTTGGTCTCTTCCGCCGTTTTGGCCAGATGAGGATGCCGAATTATTTGAGGGGACAAATATCGAGGTTGGAGTTACGAGCATAAGAGCCAATGTGAGGAGGGAATTCAAGACGGCGCATGATCTTTTGACCACTGAGTCGTGGGAGcctgagcttctcaagcaaTTCACATTGACTTTGTACCAATGGGCGTACAGTATCTTCTCAAGTAGAAGTTTCCGCCcgagtcttgttcttgggcCAGAGGATCAGCAACGTCTTCCCGAAGGTGTCAAGCTAGACGACTTTTCTGTTCTCATGCCTCTATTTGATATAGGAAATCATGATATGACTACCAAAGTGGAATGGATACGGAATGAGAGGATCAATGGCTGCAGTCTCAAGGTTGAAAAGGCGTATCAGGCTGGGGAACAGGTCTTCAACAACTACAGCATGAAGACAAATGCCGAGCTACTACTGGGATATGGGTTTACGCTCCCAGAGACGGAGGATTTGCACAACGACTATGTTCATGTGCGGAAACGTCAGCCTGCAAAGGGTGAGGCCACGGAggagtattatatctctctACGACCTGTCCGAGACCCCAGCTCCCTCCTTGCACGCTCAAAACAAACCGTCCAGC belongs to Fusarium musae strain F31 chromosome 9, whole genome shotgun sequence and includes:
- a CDS encoding hypothetical protein (EggNog:ENOG41) — translated: MASSEHASALLKWARSQGASINPSVEVVYLPETGLSFRAKAPTAPSDTIVSIPSSLTLSYLNTLPGRDDPKPFTAGFLAQTPPHVLGRFVLIKHFLLKSESFWAPYIQALPQPEDHDSWSLPPFWPDEDAELFEGTNIEVGVTSIRANVRREFKTAHDLLTTESWEPELLKQFTLTLYQWAYSIFSSRSFRPSLVLGPEDQQRLPEGVKLDDFSVLMPLFDIGNHDMTTKVEWIRNERINGCSLKVEKAYQAGEQVFNNYSMKTNAELLLGYGFTLPETEDLHNDYVHVRKRQPAKGEATEEYYISLRPVRDPSSLLARSKQTVQLSDSAPILGAFQHVQHDMVWDIFCTLAPPEQRSTLISEGSEPEQQEKFFSGQVSEDGRMFLQQTAAIIQHKVMQELERLLETDVEVVGGGGLTRNQQLALDYRARCRRVLENTLEAMNMEELFGEDDEGDE